Proteins from one Salvelinus alpinus chromosome 34, SLU_Salpinus.1, whole genome shotgun sequence genomic window:
- the LOC139563588 gene encoding calpain-1 catalytic subunit encodes MPPPGVCMSIMQERHKKEGVGSLANPEKHSNQDFQQLTQYCLARGVRYIDEMFPPDHNSIGDGLLSPDDMGRVVWLRPAKMVQNPDFILDGLSRFDFGQGMVGDCWFLASIGALTFQKDILEQVVPLKQSFKEDYCGIFHFRFWRFGKWVDVVIDDKLPTVDGRLIFVHSTTPNEFWPALMEKAYAKVCGSYADMNLGTPSEAMMDFTGGVHITFKLTDAPSNLWDLLFRAVQSKSLMGCNTPQGETSANTVAPNGLVRGHAYAVTGVKQIMSKGRPVNLIRLFNPWGRGEWKGGWSDKSSMWQTVSPDDRKMCLSVKEDGEFWMTMEDFCRLFTDVTICCMCPDFLDGNSKGLWTHSLHDGRWVAGTTAGGCMNFPDSFWTNPQYRVKIERLDRDCSETRGDNNMLVSLMQKPDKRNRRLVKSLHIGINIFEVPAQFKGQRGKFPAVFFNNNVPVAQSKKYLNARTVVLFSRLKPGEYLIVPSAFNPNETASFILSILSKVETQIHENSNDQDTLEIPKPMPTHNRADMDNKQTLFRQYSDQFEEVDAEQLQRILNETLLQGNTKKTQGFSLESCRSMVALMDTSITGKLNSAEFLHLWRKVTVYKDIFLRSDVNRSGMLSLSQLRNAIIASGVRLSDSLLNLIALRYGGSSGNISLESFISLVLRVDRMAKIFRQLNEGGAISLRDNEWMYITMYA; translated from the exons ATGCCTCCTCCCGGTGTGTGTATGAGTATAATGCAGGAGCGTCACAAGAAAGAGGGAGTTGGGAGTCTTGCCAACCCAGAGAAACACAGCAACCAAGACTTCCAGCAGCTGACGCAATACTGTTTGGCCAGGGGAGTGAGGTACATCGATGAGATGTTCCCCCCAGACCATAACTCCATTGGTGATGGGCTACTTTCCCCTGATGACATGGGCAGAGTGGTGTGGTTGAGACCAGCG AAAATGGTACAGAATCCAGATTTTATCCTTGATGGACTTTCAAGGTTTGACTTTGGGCAAGGAATGGTTG GAGATTGCTGGTTTCTTGCTTCCATTGGGGCTTTGACGTTCCAGAAGGACATCCTGGAACAAGTAGTACCCCTAAAGCAAAGCTTTAAAGAGGATTACTGCGGAATATTCCACTTCAGG TTCTGGAGGTTTGGGAAGTGGGTGGACGTTGTGATCGATGACAAGCTGCCAACAGTTGACGGCAGACTCATTTTTGTTCATTCAACAACTCCCAATGAGTTTTGGCCCGCCTTGATGGAGAAAGCCTATGCCAA GGTGTGTGGCTCCTACGCAGACATGAATTTAGGGACCCCTTCAGAGGCTATGATGGACTTCACCGGAGGGGTTCACATCACATTCAAGCTCACCGACGCTCCATCAAATCTGTGGGACCTGCTGTTCAGAGCTGTCCAATCCAAGTCTCTGATGGGGTGTAACACACCTCAAGGG GAAACATCAGCGAACACGGTGGCACCCAACGGATTAGTGAGGGGTCATGCCTACGCCGTTACAGGGGTTAAACAG ATCATGAGCAAAGGCAGGCCAGTGAATCTGATCCGCCTCTTCAACCCCTGGGGCCGGGGAGAGTGGAAGGGAGGCTGGAGCGATAA GTCATCCATGTGGCAAACAGTGAGTCCTGACGATCGGAAGATGTGTCTGTCAGTGAAAGAGGATGGGGAATTCTG GATGACAATGGAAGACTTCTGTAGGCTCTTCACAGATGTGACTATCTGCTGTATGTGCCCTGATTTTCTTGACGGCAACTCTAAAGGTCTTTGGACACACTCCTTACATGATGGCAGATGGGTTGCAGGAACCACTGCTGGTGGTTGCATGAATTTCCCAG ACAGTTTCTGGACAAATCCCCAGTATCGGGTGAAGATTGAGAGATTAGACAGGGACTGCTCTGAGACACGGGGGGACAACAACATGTTGGTATCTCTGATGCAGAAGCCTGACAAGAGAAACAGACGCCTGGTCAAAAGTCTCCACATCGGCATCAACATCTTCGAG GTGCCTGCCCAA TTCAAAGGACAGAGGGGGAAGTTTCCTGCCGTCTTCTTCAACAACAATGTGCCTGTCGCCCAATCGAAGAAGTACCTGAACGCTCGGACAGTGGTGCTGTTCTCCAGGCTGAAACCTGGTGAATACCTGATCGTGCCATCAGCCTTCAACCCAAACGAAACCGCCTCCTTCATCCTGTCCATCCTCTCCAAGGTGGAGACCCAAATCCA TGAAAATTCAAATGACCAGGATACTCTGGAAATCCCAAAG cCCATGCCTACCCACAATAGAGCAGATATGGACAACAAACAAACTCTGTTTCGGCAATATTCTGATCAG TTTGAGGAGGTGGACGCTGAACAGCTTCAGAGGATTCTAAATGAGACTCTCCTCCAAG GAAATACAAAGAAAACACAAGGCTTCAGCTTGGAGTCCTGTCGCAGCATGGTGGCATTAATGGAT ACATCAATCACTGGAAAACTGAACAGTGCTGAATTTCTACATCTATGGAGAAAAGTTACCGTGTACAAG GACATCTTCTTACGTTCAGATGTGAACCGTTCCGGAATGTTGTCATTGAGTCAACTGAGGAACGCAATCATCGCTTCAG GGGTCAGGCTGAGTGACAGTCTGCTGAACCTCATTGCTCTGCGCTACGGTGGATCTTCTGGAAACATCAGCCTGGAGAGTTTCATCAGCCTCGTTCTACGCGTGGACCGCATGGCCA AAATATTCAGACAACTCAACGAGGGAGGGGCCATATCTCTTCGAGACAATGAG TGGATGTACATCACTATGTATGCATAA